The sequence below is a genomic window from Microbacterium sp. SORGH_AS_0888.
GCCCCGGGCTCCTGCTCATGGACGAGCCGTTCGGCGCCCTCGACGAGATGACCCGAGAGCGGATGCAGTCCGAGCTCGCCCGCATCCGGGAGCGCACCGGCGCCGCCGTCGTGTTCGTGACGCACTCCATCCCGGAGGCCGTGTTCCTCTCCGACCGCGTGGTGGTCATGTCGCCGCGGCCGGGACGGATCGTCGCGCAGCTTCCGATCGGTCTCACCCACGGCGGTGACGACGAGGCGCTGCGTGAGGATGCCGCCTTCTTCGGGGCCGTGAGCCGGGTCCGGGAGGCTTTGCACGGCGAGGCCCCCACGGGCGTGCGCGGCGTGGAGAACCGCTGATGCCCGTCTGGCTGCGCGCGCTCGCCCCGATCGTCTTCGGGATCGCGGCGATCGTCGTGTGGGAGGTGCTCGTCATCGCCCTCGGGATCAAGCCGTTCGTGCTGCCGGCGCCGAGCGAGATCTGGTCGCAGTTCGTGGCGCGCTTCCCCACGATCGTGCAGAGCGCGGGGATCACGGGCCTCAACGCGCTGCTGGGGCTGGTCCTCGGGGTCGTGCTCGCGATCCTGGCCGCCGTGATCGCGGCCCTGCTGGACGCCGTCGACGAGCTCACCCAGCCGCTCGTGACGGCGCTGTCGGTCATCCCGATCGCCGCCCTCGCCCCCGTGCTCTACACGATGTACGGGGCGGACCAGCAGACCGCACGCGTGATCATCGCGGCACTGGCGGTGTTCGTGCCGGTGTACGTCAACACGCTCCGCGGACTGCGGCAGGTCCAGCCGGTCCACCGCGACCTCATGCGGGCGAACGCCGCGACCGGGTGGCAGGCCACGCGGACCGTGACGCTGCCGGGCGCCGTGCCGTATCTGTTCACCGGCATCCGCATCGCCTCGAGCCTCGCGGTGATCTCCGCCCTGATCGCGGAGTACTTCGGCGGCCCCGTCAACGGGCTCGCGACCGCGATCACCTCCGCGATCTCGTACTCGGCGACATCCCTCGCCTACGCCTTCGTGCTCGGCAGCGTGCTGCTCGGGCTCCTGTTCTTCGTCGTCGCGCTCGGACTC
It includes:
- a CDS encoding ABC transporter permease, which encodes MPVWLRALAPIVFGIAAIVVWEVLVIALGIKPFVLPAPSEIWSQFVARFPTIVQSAGITGLNALLGLVLGVVLAILAAVIAALLDAVDELTQPLVTALSVIPIAALAPVLYTMYGADQQTARVIIAALAVFVPVYVNTLRGLRQVQPVHRDLMRANAATGWQATRTVTLPGAVPYLFTGIRIASSLAVISALIAEYFGGPVNGLATAITSAISYSATSLAYAFVLGSVLLGLLFFVVALGLERLATRHGAPAS